AACGTTCACGCATTATTCATTGTTAGCATTTATGCTTCTGTTCAGCCTGTCTGCCTGGACGCAAAACAACAGGCAGCTGGATAATTTCCGGTCTCCGGACAAAGACGGCATCAACGTCTTTGAAGCCCCGAAGGATACCATCCTGACTTTTGACGGGTTAAAGGTCCGCGTAGGGGGCTCCTCCACGCTGCAATTCCAGGCGCTCGACCACGAGAACTCCGGGGCCGTGGAACTCATTGAGATCGGAGACAACTTCAACCTGGCAACCGCCAACCTGGATTTGGACGTGGCACTGGCCAAAGGGGTCCGCATGCACCTGCGTACTTACCTGTCTTCCCGCCACCACCCGGAACCCTACGTAAAAGGCGGGTATTTCCAGATCGACAACCTGGACTTTATCAGCCCCGGGCTGCTGGGGGAAGCCATGAAACACCTGACGGTTAAAATCGGGCACATGGAAAATAACTACGGGGATGCCCACTTCCGGAGGAGCGATAACTCCCAGGCCATCTATAACCCCTTTGTGGGCAACCTGATCATGGATGCCTTTACCACCGAGGTAGGGGGCGAGGTCTATTACCGTTCCCACACTGGATGGTTTGGTATGTTCGGCCTCTCTAACGGCAAACTGAACCAGGCGGTCACCAACCCCGGGGCCACCGGCCTGTCCGTCCTTGGAAAGTTGGGGTATGACAAGCAGATAACGGATGATTTCCGCTTTCGCCTGACAGGGTCTGTCTATACAACGGGCAAATCCGGACGGGTCTACCTCTATAGTGCAGACCGTACAGGGTCCCGGTATTACCTGGTTATGGAAGATGTGGATGCCTCGGCAACCAGCAACTTCCGCTCCGGTCGCTACGACCCGGGGATGCGGAATGAAATTACCGCTTTCATGTTCAACCCCTTCCTGAAATACAAGGGTCTCGAATTCTTCGGCACCGTTGAACTCGCAAGCGGCAAGGCGGATGCTGAGCCGGACACCCGCTCGGCCACCCAGATTGCCGGGGAACTGATTTACCGTTTTGGCCGGAATGAGAACTTCTATGTAGGCACCCGTTACAACACAGTCAGTAGCGACGACCCCTCTGGAGCGGATATCAACATCGACCGGTTCCAGTTGGGCGCAGGGGCGTTCCTGACCAAGAACATCCTCACAAAACTGGAGTATGTAAACCAGCAGTACGACGGTTTTGACACGACCAGCATTTTCAATGAAGGTGCATTTAAAGGGGTGATGTTGGAGGCAGTGATTAGTTTCTAATACCATTTTTATGGGAAGCCCCGGGGTGTTGGAGGATTTACAACTACCCCGGGGTTTATAAATTTTACCGCACCATGGTTACATTTTCAACATTCGTCGCAAAAACAACGGTATTCGCAGTAATTGCGGCTTTCCTGTTATTCATCGGGGACGAGGACAGTGAAACCACGGTTCATATCCACCCGGAAAGCGAAGTTGTTATTGCGGGAACCACCAATGTGAATTCCTTTGACTGCAGCTATATCCTGGAAGATAAATCCGACCCCCTTCACGTAGTCTACGAAACGAAGGATGGAAAATTCCTCTTCAGCAAAGCGGAACTGTTCCTGCAAAATTCAGGTTTTGATTGTGGCGGCCGGGGCATTAACCGGGACTTTCAGGAACTCTTGAAAACAGAGGACCACCCCAGGGTATTATTGGAGTTGTTATATGCGGAGGTACCCGAGAAACCGTCCGACGTTATCCGGGCGGGGCTTCGTATAACCCTGGCAGGCGTCTCCAGGGAGTTCGAGACGGAACTTATCTGCGATATGAACCCGGACCTTTGTATCTATGGCAACTTTGTGATGCACCTGAGCGACTTTGACCTGGAGGCACCCCGTAAAGCACTGGGGATTATACAGGTAGACGACCGGATTGAAGTACAGCTTAACATTAAGTTGCGGCCCTATTAAACGGGATGTACAGGTATTTCCGGTGCCCGGGATGAGGCGCCAAACTCAAAAAGCCCCGGCCAAATACTGGCCGGGGCTTTTAGCTTCGGATCAACATGCTCGTTCCCGAAGCGCTGATTAACTGTAAACACCCGGATATTTTCATATCGGTCCTTCCGAGAAAAAGAACAACAGGAAGTAAACGGCGGTGAGCAGGGACAGGGTTACGGTTGCCAGGAACAACCAGGTTATGATTTCCGACTTTTCGAATGCGCCCCCGGGGCTGCCGGGATAGCACCTTTTCAGGAATCTGCTGAGGGAAATTACGAAGTGGGCCATGCTGGGGGTGATTTTCGATTTGAAGTGAAGGTACGCCCTTGATGACCCATTCCATGCTACATATGTAGCCGAATGTGCAATAAATGTAACAGGGAGGGTGCAGGTGAGCCGGCTGGGCAGTTGGGTCAGTGCCACGCTATCCGATTAGGGGATAGGTCGACGGGGGTTACACCCCACCCGTCTGATAAAGGAGCGAAACAGCGAATTATTCCGGTTTTCGATAATTCTACAGGAAATTGGGTAAATCCCTGGTTCCATGTAGGACCCGGACAATATAAACAGCGTCTTTCCTTATTTGATTAAATATCGAATGGCCGGATTAAAGGAATGTTCCTCCTCCGTATAATCGAAGATTTCACTGATGTCCTGATCGGCTGTCTGGGAGAGTATGTAGTTGCGGTTGGTTTTGGCTGTCATCAGGCCGACTTCCCGGTTTTTCCTTTAGATTCGATTATATCCTGCACGGAACGGGAGCTTGGGCCGCTGTCGATACCTTTTTCAATTTCTGCCCGAAGATCCGCAACTACCTTATCCCGGTAGATTTGATGCAGGCGCAGGGCATCCCGGATAACTTCGCTGTTGTTCTGGTATTCTCCGGAGGCTACTTGCCTGGAGATATACTCTTCCTGTTTTTTGGTAAAACTGATGTTCATGATATCGCACTTTATTCAGGCTAAAGCCACGCATTATGTCCAAAATTAGCAAATATGGATATTTTATGATCTATACCCCAAATCCTTACCCCAACTTTCGCTCACGGCGCCCGTTTCGATTTTATAGAATTCGGGAATATGAGCGCCAGTAAAATCGAAATAGGGCACGACCTGCTTTATGCCAATTGATGCTTGCGCCGATTTTCATGGTACTCCCAGAACATTCTTTACTATTTACTTCCCGATACAGAAGTTTGAGAAAATATTGCCGAGCAGGTCGTCTGTGCTGATTTGCCCGGTGATCTCCCCGAGGTGGTGGAGGGCCTCGTTGATGTCCACGGAAACCAGGTCGGAAGGGATTCCCGCTTCCATGCCTTCACGGACGTTCCCGATGGCCTCCTGGGCTTTTACCAGCGCCTGGTAGTGGCGGGAATTACTCACCACCGGGTCGTTGTTTTCCAACACCCCGCGGTTGACCAGGCCGAGCAGCGATGCCTGGAGTTGTTCGAGTCCTTCCCCGGTCCGCGCCGAGATGCCCAGGGCCTCCGGGAGGGCTTCTTCCAGTTGTTTCCGGGCCTTGTCATCAAGCCGATCCGTTTTGTTGACCAGCAGGATAACCGGTTTGTCGGGGTGGCGTTCGCGGATGGATTGGATTTCGGCCGACCAGGAGGCAAGCAGGTCCGGGTGGGCGCGGGAACCGTCCACCATGTAGATGATCACCCGGGCCGCTTCCATTTTTTCAAACGTTTTCCGGATACCGATGTGTTCCACCGTATCCTCTGTTTCCCGGATCCCCGCCGTATCGATAAAGCGGAAGCCAATACCTTCCAGGACAATCTCGTCTTCGATGGCATCCCGGGTGGTCCCGGCAATTTCACTTACGATGGCCCGCTCTTCCCGCAGCAAGGCGTTGAGCAGGGTGGATTTCCCAACGTTCGGGGCCCCGGCAATGGCCACGGGAATCCCTTTTTTCAGGACGTTCCCCAGGGCAAAACTGTCTATCAACCCCTTGAGCAGGGCGCTGAGGCGGTCCAGCAGGCCGAAAAACGCTTCGCGGTCCGCAAATTCCACGTCCTCCCCTGAAAAATCGAGTTCCAGGGTAATCATGGAGGCAAAGTGCAGTAACTCCTCCCGCAGTTTCGCGATTTCCGAACTGTACCCCCCGCGCATTTGCTGCAGGGCAATCTGGTGGCTTGCCTTGTTTTCCGAAGCGATCAGGTCGGCCACTGCTTCGGCCTGGCTGAGGTCCATTTTCCCATTGATAAAGGCGCGAAGTGTGAATTCCCCCGGGTTGGCCATCCGGCATCCCGAATCCAGGAACAGGTTCAGGATTTCCTGCTGGATATATACCGAGCCGTGACAGGATATTTCCACCACGTCCTCCCCCGTATAGGAACGGGGAGACCGGAAGACTGTGGCGAGTACCTCGTCCAAAATGCGATCCCCCTTGCGGATAGTCCCCAGATGTACCGTATGCCCGGGACAATCTTCCAGGGCCTTACCGCTGGCCGCGCGGAATTTCTCCGCCGCCAATGGGATGGCTTCCGGCCCGGACAGTCGCAATACGGCGATTGCGCCGGAACCGGCCGGGGTGGCAAGTGCAATAATGGTGTCTCTGTCCATCGGGTTT
This genomic window from Robiginitalea biformata HTCC2501 contains:
- a CDS encoding type II toxin-antitoxin system ParD family antitoxin; protein product: MNISFTKKQEEYISRQVASGEYQNNSEVIRDALRLHQIYRDKVVADLRAEIEKGIDSGPSSRSVQDIIESKGKTGKSA
- the mnmE gene encoding tRNA uridine-5-carboxymethylaminomethyl(34) synthesis GTPase MnmE, producing the protein MDRDTIIALATPAGSGAIAVLRLSGPEAIPLAAEKFRAASGKALEDCPGHTVHLGTIRKGDRILDEVLATVFRSPRSYTGEDVVEISCHGSVYIQQEILNLFLDSGCRMANPGEFTLRAFINGKMDLSQAEAVADLIASENKASHQIALQQMRGGYSSEIAKLREELLHFASMITLELDFSGEDVEFADREAFFGLLDRLSALLKGLIDSFALGNVLKKGIPVAIAGAPNVGKSTLLNALLREERAIVSEIAGTTRDAIEDEIVLEGIGFRFIDTAGIRETEDTVEHIGIRKTFEKMEAARVIIYMVDGSRAHPDLLASWSAEIQSIRERHPDKPVILLVNKTDRLDDKARKQLEEALPEALGISARTGEGLEQLQASLLGLVNRGVLENNDPVVSNSRHYQALVKAQEAIGNVREGMEAGIPSDLVSVDINEALHHLGEITGQISTDDLLGNIFSNFCIGK